The following are encoded in a window of Collinsella aerofaciens genomic DNA:
- a CDS encoding PTS transporter subunit EIIC has protein sequence MTAKKKFNFKAPLEVFAKSIVQPMMYLSVAGILLIVGIILTNKTICALVPVLGSGPFQLVGAVVYQSLMFIINNLSILFCVGIAGAMAKKNKGHASLIALMSFFLFLQANNIVLNATGSLADASGMLGLTGTGQATVMGIQVLDTGVFGGIILGCITGAVFNKYSNKQFSIALSMFSGVRFPFLIMIIISWIMGAGFCIVWPPVQGAISSVAGIIKESGNIGLFIYGMLNKLLVPTGLHHLIYTPFQFSDVGGTLTLGDQVIAGAYPIRVAEMAMTGQPFSDSTYFNSYTFNNLWPYIGIGLAFIVTAYKGNKDKTKAVIIPLIITAVLSCVTEPMDFLFVFAAPVLFVVHSVLSGIFLVLLKVLSVPASTAGGIINIVVSNLVLGVDKTNWPVMLVLGVVNAALYFFLFTFLIKKLNLHTPGREEESELAESVAEGEAAASVAVKQGAVAAAPAEGVDAGIADLVAGLGGKDNIEELENCFTRLRVNVKNPDLINEDLINHVPNSGINRNGNNIQIIFGMKVAEMRDKVENAIEKEQ, from the coding sequence ATGACCGCAAAAAAGAAGTTCAATTTCAAAGCGCCGTTGGAGGTGTTTGCGAAGTCGATCGTCCAGCCGATGATGTATCTCTCGGTTGCCGGCATCCTGCTCATCGTGGGCATCATTCTGACCAACAAGACCATCTGCGCTTTGGTCCCCGTACTGGGCTCCGGTCCGTTCCAGCTTGTGGGCGCCGTTGTCTATCAGTCGCTGATGTTTATCATCAACAACCTCTCGATTCTGTTCTGCGTGGGCATCGCCGGCGCCATGGCAAAGAAGAACAAGGGCCATGCTTCGCTGATTGCCCTGATGTCGTTCTTCCTGTTCCTGCAGGCTAACAACATCGTGCTCAACGCCACCGGCTCTCTTGCCGATGCGAGCGGCATGCTCGGTCTTACCGGAACCGGCCAGGCCACCGTTATGGGCATTCAGGTGCTCGATACCGGCGTGTTCGGCGGCATTATTCTCGGTTGCATCACCGGTGCCGTGTTCAACAAGTACTCGAACAAGCAGTTCTCCATTGCCCTTTCGATGTTCTCGGGCGTTCGCTTCCCGTTCCTGATCATGATCATCATTTCCTGGATCATGGGCGCTGGGTTCTGCATCGTTTGGCCTCCGGTTCAGGGTGCCATCTCCTCCGTTGCCGGCATCATTAAGGAGTCGGGCAACATCGGTCTGTTTATCTACGGCATGCTCAACAAGCTGCTCGTTCCCACCGGTCTGCACCACCTCATCTACACCCCGTTCCAGTTCTCCGATGTGGGTGGCACCCTGACGCTGGGTGATCAGGTTATCGCCGGCGCCTATCCCATCCGTGTTGCCGAGATGGCAATGACGGGCCAGCCCTTCTCCGATAGCACCTACTTCAACAGCTACACCTTCAACAATCTGTGGCCCTACATCGGCATCGGCCTCGCCTTTATCGTCACCGCCTACAAGGGGAACAAGGATAAGACCAAGGCCGTTATCATCCCGCTGATCATCACCGCCGTGCTCTCCTGCGTGACCGAGCCCATGGACTTCCTCTTTGTCTTTGCCGCTCCCGTGCTCTTTGTCGTTCACTCGGTTCTTTCCGGCATCTTCCTGGTTCTGCTCAAGGTCCTCTCCGTGCCCGCTTCGACTGCAGGCGGCATCATCAACATCGTGGTTTCCAACCTGGTCCTCGGTGTCGACAAGACCAACTGGCCGGTTATGCTGGTGCTTGGAGTCGTTAACGCCGCTCTGTACTTCTTCCTCTTCACCTTCCTTATTAAGAAGCTCAACCTCCACACGCCTGGTCGCGAGGAGGAGTCCGAGCTCGCCGAGTCCGTTGCCGAGGGCGAGGCCGCCGCATCTGTCGCGGTGAAGCAGGGCGCCGTTGCCGCGGCTCCCGCAGAGGGCGTCGATGCAGGTATTGCCGACCTGGTCGCAGGTCTTGGCGGCAAGGACAACATCGAGGAGCTCGAGAACTGCTTTACGCGTCTCCGCGTGAACGTTAAGAACCCGGACCTCATCAATGAGGACCTCATCAACCACGTGCCCAACAGCGGCATCAACCGCAACGGCAATAATATCCAGATCATCTTTGGCATGAAGGTCGCCGAGATGCGCGACAAGGTCGAAAACGCAATTGAGAAGGAGCAGTAA